The window CAAGATATGAATTGGATACACCAGAATCCAGTTATAAAATTTTGACATGCTTAACATTGCTCCCAATAGCAAGTGGTAAATTTTGCTACCGACTTCATGATAGATTGCTTACATTCCACAAgaggtttgtttgcttgttttttaacttttcaatGGGAGTTTTATTAGAATGAATGGAGGTTTCACAATTCTTGTCAACTGTCAGTCTTTGAATTTCCTATTTCGGTTCCTGTAGGTATTAATCACCACATACTGTATTAACATGGTTCCTAGACCTTTGTAAACAATCTTGCTGGACAGTCATCCAGTGTTAGGAAGTAGCACTTTACATCTATCAAAGATGAAATGGCCATAACCgtaaaagaacaaaacctaaataaaaagaaaggacttTGAAAAATTGTGTAATTGTGTTTCACAGTCTACGACTAAATCAATTTTAGAAGATAATTTTGAAGGAGCAATCTCTTTTAGCTTCTCATTGCCcattctttcccttctctggaCCCGAACTATTTCATATTTACACTTACTGACTAATGTATGTAAGTAGAAAATGTTATGCAaaacatacatttatttaaaggaTAATATAATAGAAAATCTCACTTGAATTTCCAAATTTGATTTAACCATTCTGACATTAAGCATATGTAAGTCCAAATCTTTCTGCACAAAGACTTGCAAACTGATGTTTACCATATCCTAGTGTAAAGGATTCCAAACACAACTAATTACTACTGAACTAAGAATAAGAGCGAAGATCTAGTTAAACTTGCATGGTTTAGTACTAATAAACTTGAAATAGAAGAGCAGATCTTTTCCCAAAAGATCCATTTAATAATTTGAAGCACTGATATTTGCAAatcaatttcttaaaaatatacatctcattttaaaacaacagcattgcaaagcataaataaatttgatttgaaaggaaaatcacATTCTCTGCAGAAGTGAACACAAAAATACACCAGCACCTCAGTCGCTACTAGAACTGTCTGAACTATCAGAAGATGAACGTTTTTCCTTTcgtctcttctttttctcctttttatgatgttttcctttcttagatttattctttttttccttttgcctttcttttttgtgtgctttttgtttttttgactTTGGCCTATCCTCTTCAGCTGCACTTGATGAGGAagatctagaaagaaaaaaacaaaaacagagagaTAGAGATTGatatgtaattaaaaaaggaaaatgccacAAGGATAATGTGcgttttttaatttcagtatttatatAATGTCACAAATCGAATTTGGTGTAGAATTTGTAAAGTAGTGTCCACTGGAAAGCTTATGATGTCTCAGTCTGCATGTTCAACTGAATGACAACTTTTCTAATTAAGACTACCGTGCCAGAAAAGCAGTATGTTTATAATACAGTTTAATTAACAATGGAATAGGCAAGTTGTGTGTTTTTCAACCTTCAATAAGAAAAAGACTGAGAGTACAGACCAACAGAAAAGTGGAAGTATGACAGTAACTTAGAGcttccagcttttaaaatatcacatgATAAATAACAATACTACAGTAATGCCTTCAGACAAATCTTAATGTGTTTCTCTCATGCAAAAATCCAAGAGAAACAGGTATGACAAATTTGGATGCTCTTGCAGCTGGTAATATTGGTGTCTAACCAGCAGTGATGAGTGATTACATACATATAAGAATTGAGATGACAATAAAAGAAAAGTCACGATAATTATACTCAAGAGCACAGTTTTGTGCTACTGTTTACACGATTAACTATTAATTACTTGCATGTAAAGACTATAGCCAACAGACTGACTCTCTTCTACTGTCTTCATAAGTGTAAGTTAGAGCTACACTATGTGAAcaaggaagggggaaaatgcCAATACTCCAAGTagggttctgggtggtgagcagttgcactgtgcatcactcgttttgtatactcttttattagtaccattgttgttgtaacttctctttttgtgttgtcccagtaaattgtccttatctcagccctTGAGGTTCCATTttttaggtttgggtttttggtttggtttttttttgtttgtttgtttttgggttttttttttttttcttttttcttttctcctttgattcttctccccatcccaccagacaggggcaggaggagtgagtgagtggctgcatggctgggctgaaaccatgacagggACCAAGCCCATAATCCTTCTGACTTCTTGTTCTTTTCCCACCACATCTTGCCTAGTGTTGGATAGTCAGACGGACTATTGCTTTCTCAGACCTGCAGACCTCTAGCTTGCTAGAACTTTCTAGACTTCCATGGTCCTAGCTCTGCAGCAGAAAGCCTGCGGCTTTACCATTAGCCAAAGAACAAACAAGTTCTCACTGGAAAACAGGAAGCTTTTCAAACAAAAGATGTACTTGCAAATAAActtgcatcaaaagaagcaatgttttctgagaaaaaaaccaaacatcagGAATATTTCTAAAGTTCTGGTTTGAAATTAAAACAGGTGTGTGATAGAGTTACCTTTTCCTTGGTCtctttaatctgtttttttctttgctttttcttttttgtttctttttttcttcctcctcatttaGATCTATGGATAAAAAGTTACAGTTTACAAAACACTTGTCTGAATTAAGATCAGCATTATAAGAGTGGCTTCAATAGCAATGTAAAGTTACCACAAAATTCTTgttaaaagtttttcttttccttcctccaaatTCTGGTCTAGTATAgcaatttcagaaatattttgcacagCAACAGAACTTTTTATACAACTTACATTCTAATGACTTTGATCTAACCACTAAGAATGAAGGAAGGCCCATAAAACATAGCAAAAAGTTGTGacttttccagtatttttacATCAGCTTTAGGTTTTCAtatcctgtattttaaaagacttgCCCAAGTCTGAAAACAGGTTATTTAACTAGAATgtacaaaaaaagagaatattgcCTCAGGCTTACATGAATTATATTCACACAGCCTCATTTCACACTTCACAAATAGCTATGGCATAACTAAGATAAATTTGAGTTACTGTCAATACACTGTCTACAAAAATTGGCAGAAGAGTCACCCCTCATCTGGTCATGTTTGTTTCCTGCCCTAACACTGTATAATATTGTATAATACCTTCACATTTCACTTATAAGCAATATTGTTATCACACTGGATGAAATTTCTGACCATAGGCTTTTCTACACCAGTTCAAAAAGTATTTGAAttctctgaaaagcaaatcCACTACATAAATACACATTACAATATCAGCTAACAGGAAAATACTGACTTTACAATTTATCCTTAAAACAGGTAGCTAATTTTGA is drawn from Haliaeetus albicilla chromosome Z, bHalAlb1.1, whole genome shotgun sequence and contains these coding sequences:
- the SREK1IP1 gene encoding protein SREK1IP1 — translated: MALPGGNKDNIRAGCKKCGYPGHLTFECRNFLRVDPQRDIVLDVSSTSSEDSEEEELQRLQALREKKNLNEEEEKKKQKRKSKEKNRLKRPRKRSSSSSAAEEDRPKSKKQKAHKKERQKEKKNKSKKGKHHKKEKKKRRKEKRSSSDSSDSSSSD